A single region of the Brassica rapa cultivar Chiifu-401-42 chromosome A03, CAAS_Brap_v3.01, whole genome shotgun sequence genome encodes:
- the LOC103849591 gene encoding alpha-humulene/(-)-(E)-beta-caryophyllene synthase isoform X9: MENEVQRPLADFPVNIWEDIFTSFSNSDLGSDKLKEKHITLKETVKESFMASRANPIENIKFIDTLCRIGVSYHFEKDITDKLEKSFDCLDFNQKIRQERCDLYTVGIVFQVFRQFGFKLSADVFNKFKDEDGKFKAHLVADARGMLSLYEAAQWSTPGEDTLDDALAFSNAHLEEISSRSSPHLAIRIKNALKHPFHKGISRIETRKFISYYEAEEKCDSTLLEFAKIDFNLLQMLYRHELACVTRWHKEIEFESKIIYAKHRVAEACLWAVGTYFEPEYSQGRVLLANVVILLTALDDTYDAYGTKEELDLFTYALEKWLPEAPNGIPDSMKHLYRTIIDFYDKLEDELEKQGRSGCGLHLKKSLKSTANGYMQEVNWLKKDYTAKFDEYKENAILSSAYYAIMGVTFVGMGEVAKLDAFEWLSSHPKIRTAAEIICRFTDDITSYDFEHKREHVATGIDCYMKQFCVSKELAVHGLFNIVSNAWKELNQELMRPHSFLFPFLMRILNLSRIIDVVYRYITLSTRKQ; this comes from the exons TGATTTTCCAGTGAACATCTGGGAAGATATCTTCACTTCGTTCTCAAATTCGGATCTT GGAAGTGATAAACTTAAAGAGAAGCATATTACTCTAAAGGAGACTGTGAAGGAGTCGTTTATGGCTTCAAGAGCGAACCCAATAGAGAATATCAAGTTCATTGACACGCTATGTCGCATTGGTGTCTCCTATCATTTTGAGAAAGATATCACAGACAAACTGGAGAAGTCGTTTGATTGTCTTGATTTTAACCAGAAGATAAGACAAGAGAGATGTGATTTGTACACGGTTGGAAtagtttttcaagtttttaggCAATTCGGGTTTAAACTTTCTGCtg ATGTGTTTAACAAGTTCAAGGACGAGGATGGGAAGTTCAAAGCACACTTAGTGGCTGATGCAAGGGGCATGTTAAGCTTATATGAAGCTGCACAATGGAGCACTCCTGGAGAAGATACTCTTGATGACGCTCTCGCTTTCTCAAATGCTCATTTAGAAGAAATTTCTTCTCGGTCTAGCCCTCATCTCGCTATACGCATCAAGAACGCCCTAAAACATCCATTTCACAAAGGCATCTCCAGGATAGAAACGAGGAAATTTATCTCATACTACGAGGCTGAAGAGAAGTGTGACTCAACATTACTTGAGTTTGCAAAGATCGACTTTAATTTGTTGCAAATGCTGTACCGCCATGAGCTTGCTTGTGTAACAAG GTGGCACAAAGAAATCGAGTTTGAATCTAAAATAATATACGCAAAACATAGAGTTGCCGAGGCATGCTTGTGGGCAGTTGGAACATACTTTGAGCCTGAGTATTCTCAAGGACGAGTTTTACTAGCTAATGTAGTCATCTTACTCACAGCGCTTGATGATACGTATGATGCGTATGGCACAAAAGAGGAACTTGATCTTTTCACATATGCATTGGAAAA GTGGCTTCCCGAAGCACCTAACGGGATACCTGACAGCATGAAACACCTTTACCGGACCATAATCGATTTCTATGATAAACTCGAGGATGAGCTTGAGAAGCAAGGAAGGTCCGGTTGTGGCCTCCATCTTAAAAAATCA TTGAAATCAACAGCCAATGGATATATGCAAGAAGTAAACTGGTTGAAAAAGGATTACACTGCTAAATTTGACGAGTATAAAGAGAATGCGATCTTGTCTTCCGCTTACTATGCCATAATGGGCGTGACATTCGTCGGAATGGGAGAAGTGGCGAAACTTGATGCTTTTGAATGGTTAAGTTCGCATCCTAAAATTAGGACAGCAGCAGAGATTATCTGTCGATTCACAGATGACATTACTAGCTATGAT TTTGAACACAAAAGGGAACACGTAGCGACGGGCATCGACTGTTACATGAAGCAGTTTTGTGTTTCCAAGGAATTAGCCGTACATGGATTATTCAATATTGTATCAAATGCTTGGAAGGAGTTGAATCAAGAGCTAATGAGGCCTCACTCGTTTCTTTTCCCTTTCTTGATGCGAATTCTTAACCTTTCGCGTATCATCGATGTCGTCTACAG gTACATAACTCTTAGTACCAGAAAACAATGA
- the LOC103849591 gene encoding alpha-humulene/(-)-(E)-beta-caryophyllene synthase isoform X5, producing the protein MENEVQRPLADFPVNIWEDIFTSFSNSDLGSDKLKEKHITLKETVKESFMASRANPIENIKFIDTLCRIGVSYHFEKDITDKLEKSFDCLDFNQKIRQERCDLYTVGIVFQVFRQFGFKLSADVFNKFKDEDGKFKAHLVADARGMLSLYEAAQWSTPGEDTLDDALAFSNAHLEEISSRSSPHLAIRIKNALKHPFHKGISRIETRKFISYYEAEEKCDSTLLEFAKIDFNLLQMLYRHELACVTRWHKEIEFESKIIYAKHRVAEACLWAVGTYFEPEYSQGRVLLANVVILLTALDDTYDAYGTKEELDLFTYALEKWLPEAPNGIPDSMKHLYRTIIDFYDKLEDELEKQGRSGCGLHLKKSLKSTANGYMQEVNWLKKDYTAKFDEYKENAILSSAYYAIMGVTFVGMGEVAKLDAFEWLSSHPKIRTAAEIICRFTDDITSYDFEHKREHVATGIDCYMKQFCVSKELAVHGLFNIVSNAWKELNQELMRPHSFLFPFLMRILNLSRIIDVVYSKMTRSKEDEIAGESMMAT; encoded by the exons TGATTTTCCAGTGAACATCTGGGAAGATATCTTCACTTCGTTCTCAAATTCGGATCTT GGAAGTGATAAACTTAAAGAGAAGCATATTACTCTAAAGGAGACTGTGAAGGAGTCGTTTATGGCTTCAAGAGCGAACCCAATAGAGAATATCAAGTTCATTGACACGCTATGTCGCATTGGTGTCTCCTATCATTTTGAGAAAGATATCACAGACAAACTGGAGAAGTCGTTTGATTGTCTTGATTTTAACCAGAAGATAAGACAAGAGAGATGTGATTTGTACACGGTTGGAAtagtttttcaagtttttaggCAATTCGGGTTTAAACTTTCTGCtg ATGTGTTTAACAAGTTCAAGGACGAGGATGGGAAGTTCAAAGCACACTTAGTGGCTGATGCAAGGGGCATGTTAAGCTTATATGAAGCTGCACAATGGAGCACTCCTGGAGAAGATACTCTTGATGACGCTCTCGCTTTCTCAAATGCTCATTTAGAAGAAATTTCTTCTCGGTCTAGCCCTCATCTCGCTATACGCATCAAGAACGCCCTAAAACATCCATTTCACAAAGGCATCTCCAGGATAGAAACGAGGAAATTTATCTCATACTACGAGGCTGAAGAGAAGTGTGACTCAACATTACTTGAGTTTGCAAAGATCGACTTTAATTTGTTGCAAATGCTGTACCGCCATGAGCTTGCTTGTGTAACAAG GTGGCACAAAGAAATCGAGTTTGAATCTAAAATAATATACGCAAAACATAGAGTTGCCGAGGCATGCTTGTGGGCAGTTGGAACATACTTTGAGCCTGAGTATTCTCAAGGACGAGTTTTACTAGCTAATGTAGTCATCTTACTCACAGCGCTTGATGATACGTATGATGCGTATGGCACAAAAGAGGAACTTGATCTTTTCACATATGCATTGGAAAA GTGGCTTCCCGAAGCACCTAACGGGATACCTGACAGCATGAAACACCTTTACCGGACCATAATCGATTTCTATGATAAACTCGAGGATGAGCTTGAGAAGCAAGGAAGGTCCGGTTGTGGCCTCCATCTTAAAAAATCA TTGAAATCAACAGCCAATGGATATATGCAAGAAGTAAACTGGTTGAAAAAGGATTACACTGCTAAATTTGACGAGTATAAAGAGAATGCGATCTTGTCTTCCGCTTACTATGCCATAATGGGCGTGACATTCGTCGGAATGGGAGAAGTGGCGAAACTTGATGCTTTTGAATGGTTAAGTTCGCATCCTAAAATTAGGACAGCAGCAGAGATTATCTGTCGATTCACAGATGACATTACTAGCTATGAT TTTGAACACAAAAGGGAACACGTAGCGACGGGCATCGACTGTTACATGAAGCAGTTTTGTGTTTCCAAGGAATTAGCCGTACATGGATTATTCAATATTGTATCAAATGCTTGGAAGGAGTTGAATCAAGAGCTAATGAGGCCTCACTCGTTTCTTTTCCCTTTCTTGATGCGAATTCTTAACCTTTCGCGTATCATCGATGTCGTCTACAG tAAAATGACAAGATCCAAGGAAGACGAGATTGCAGGAGAATCGATGATGGCTacgtag
- the LOC103849591 gene encoding alpha-humulene/(-)-(E)-beta-caryophyllene synthase isoform X12, which produces MENEVQRPLADFPVNIWEDIFTSFSNSDLGSDKLKEKHITLKETVKESFMASRANPIENIKFIDTLCRIGVSYHFEKDITDKLEKSFDCLDFNQKIRQERCDLYTVGIVFQVFRQFGFKLSADVFNKFKDEDGKFKAHLVADARGMLSLYEAAQWSTPGEDTLDDALAFSNAHLEEISSRSSPHLAIRIKNALKHPFHKGISRIETRKFISYYEAEEKCDSTLLEFAKIDFNLLQMLYRHELACVTRWLPEAPNGIPDSMKHLYRTIIDFYDKLEDELEKQGRSGCGLHLKKSLKSTANGYMQEVNWLKKDYTAKFDEYKENAILSSAYYAIMGVTFVGMGEVAKLDAFEWLSSHPKIRTAAEIICRFTDDITSYDVSTNFEFRVLTIYKFEHKREHVATGIDCYMKQFCVSKELAVHGLFNIVSNAWKELNQELMRPHSFLFPFLMRILNLSRIIDVVYRYEDAYTHPEFLKEHIVSLLIENIPI; this is translated from the exons TGATTTTCCAGTGAACATCTGGGAAGATATCTTCACTTCGTTCTCAAATTCGGATCTT GGAAGTGATAAACTTAAAGAGAAGCATATTACTCTAAAGGAGACTGTGAAGGAGTCGTTTATGGCTTCAAGAGCGAACCCAATAGAGAATATCAAGTTCATTGACACGCTATGTCGCATTGGTGTCTCCTATCATTTTGAGAAAGATATCACAGACAAACTGGAGAAGTCGTTTGATTGTCTTGATTTTAACCAGAAGATAAGACAAGAGAGATGTGATTTGTACACGGTTGGAAtagtttttcaagtttttaggCAATTCGGGTTTAAACTTTCTGCtg ATGTGTTTAACAAGTTCAAGGACGAGGATGGGAAGTTCAAAGCACACTTAGTGGCTGATGCAAGGGGCATGTTAAGCTTATATGAAGCTGCACAATGGAGCACTCCTGGAGAAGATACTCTTGATGACGCTCTCGCTTTCTCAAATGCTCATTTAGAAGAAATTTCTTCTCGGTCTAGCCCTCATCTCGCTATACGCATCAAGAACGCCCTAAAACATCCATTTCACAAAGGCATCTCCAGGATAGAAACGAGGAAATTTATCTCATACTACGAGGCTGAAGAGAAGTGTGACTCAACATTACTTGAGTTTGCAAAGATCGACTTTAATTTGTTGCAAATGCTGTACCGCCATGAGCTTGCTTGTGTAACAAG GTGGCTTCCCGAAGCACCTAACGGGATACCTGACAGCATGAAACACCTTTACCGGACCATAATCGATTTCTATGATAAACTCGAGGATGAGCTTGAGAAGCAAGGAAGGTCCGGTTGTGGCCTCCATCTTAAAAAATCA TTGAAATCAACAGCCAATGGATATATGCAAGAAGTAAACTGGTTGAAAAAGGATTACACTGCTAAATTTGACGAGTATAAAGAGAATGCGATCTTGTCTTCCGCTTACTATGCCATAATGGGCGTGACATTCGTCGGAATGGGAGAAGTGGCGAAACTTGATGCTTTTGAATGGTTAAGTTCGCATCCTAAAATTAGGACAGCAGCAGAGATTATCTGTCGATTCACAGATGACATTACTAGCTATGATGTGAGCACAAACTTCGAGTTTAGAGTCCTAACCATATATAAA TTTGAACACAAAAGGGAACACGTAGCGACGGGCATCGACTGTTACATGAAGCAGTTTTGTGTTTCCAAGGAATTAGCCGTACATGGATTATTCAATATTGTATCAAATGCTTGGAAGGAGTTGAATCAAGAGCTAATGAGGCCTCACTCGTTTCTTTTCCCTTTCTTGATGCGAATTCTTAACCTTTCGCGTATCATCGATGTCGTCTACAGGTACGAAGATGCTTACACCCACCCCGAATTCTTAAAAGAGCACATTGTCTCTTTGCTCATTGAAAATATCCccatttaa
- the LOC103849591 gene encoding alpha-humulene/(-)-(E)-beta-caryophyllene synthase isoform X11 — MENEVQRPLADFPVNIWEDIFTSFSNSDLGSDKLKEKHITLKETVKESFMASRANPIENIKFIDTLCRIGVSYHFEKDITDKLEKSFDCLDFNQKIRQERCDLYTVGIVFQVFRQFGFKLSADVFNKFKDEDGKFKAHLVADARGMLSLYEAAQWSTPGEDTLDDALAFSNAHLEEISSRSSPHLAIRIKNALKHPFHKGISRIETRKFISYYEAEEKCDSTLLEFAKIDFNLLQMLYRHELACVTRWHKEIEFESKIIYAKHRVAEACLWAVGTYFEPEYSQGRVLLANVVILLTALDDTYDAYGTKEELDLFTYALEKWLPEAPNGIPDSMKHLYRTIIDFYDKLEDELEKQGRSGCGLHLKKSLKSTANGYMQEVNWLKKDYTAKFDEYKENAILSSAYYAIMGVTFVGMGEVAKLDAFEWLSSHPKIRTAAEIICRFTDDITSYDFEHKREHVATGIDCYMKQFCVSKELAVHGLFNIVSNAWKELNQELMRPHSFLFPFLMRILNLSRIIDVVYR, encoded by the exons TGATTTTCCAGTGAACATCTGGGAAGATATCTTCACTTCGTTCTCAAATTCGGATCTT GGAAGTGATAAACTTAAAGAGAAGCATATTACTCTAAAGGAGACTGTGAAGGAGTCGTTTATGGCTTCAAGAGCGAACCCAATAGAGAATATCAAGTTCATTGACACGCTATGTCGCATTGGTGTCTCCTATCATTTTGAGAAAGATATCACAGACAAACTGGAGAAGTCGTTTGATTGTCTTGATTTTAACCAGAAGATAAGACAAGAGAGATGTGATTTGTACACGGTTGGAAtagtttttcaagtttttaggCAATTCGGGTTTAAACTTTCTGCtg ATGTGTTTAACAAGTTCAAGGACGAGGATGGGAAGTTCAAAGCACACTTAGTGGCTGATGCAAGGGGCATGTTAAGCTTATATGAAGCTGCACAATGGAGCACTCCTGGAGAAGATACTCTTGATGACGCTCTCGCTTTCTCAAATGCTCATTTAGAAGAAATTTCTTCTCGGTCTAGCCCTCATCTCGCTATACGCATCAAGAACGCCCTAAAACATCCATTTCACAAAGGCATCTCCAGGATAGAAACGAGGAAATTTATCTCATACTACGAGGCTGAAGAGAAGTGTGACTCAACATTACTTGAGTTTGCAAAGATCGACTTTAATTTGTTGCAAATGCTGTACCGCCATGAGCTTGCTTGTGTAACAAG GTGGCACAAAGAAATCGAGTTTGAATCTAAAATAATATACGCAAAACATAGAGTTGCCGAGGCATGCTTGTGGGCAGTTGGAACATACTTTGAGCCTGAGTATTCTCAAGGACGAGTTTTACTAGCTAATGTAGTCATCTTACTCACAGCGCTTGATGATACGTATGATGCGTATGGCACAAAAGAGGAACTTGATCTTTTCACATATGCATTGGAAAA GTGGCTTCCCGAAGCACCTAACGGGATACCTGACAGCATGAAACACCTTTACCGGACCATAATCGATTTCTATGATAAACTCGAGGATGAGCTTGAGAAGCAAGGAAGGTCCGGTTGTGGCCTCCATCTTAAAAAATCA TTGAAATCAACAGCCAATGGATATATGCAAGAAGTAAACTGGTTGAAAAAGGATTACACTGCTAAATTTGACGAGTATAAAGAGAATGCGATCTTGTCTTCCGCTTACTATGCCATAATGGGCGTGACATTCGTCGGAATGGGAGAAGTGGCGAAACTTGATGCTTTTGAATGGTTAAGTTCGCATCCTAAAATTAGGACAGCAGCAGAGATTATCTGTCGATTCACAGATGACATTACTAGCTATGAT TTTGAACACAAAAGGGAACACGTAGCGACGGGCATCGACTGTTACATGAAGCAGTTTTGTGTTTCCAAGGAATTAGCCGTACATGGATTATTCAATATTGTATCAAATGCTTGGAAGGAGTTGAATCAAGAGCTAATGAGGCCTCACTCGTTTCTTTTCCCTTTCTTGATGCGAATTCTTAACCTTTCGCGTATCATCGATGTCGTCTACAG atag
- the LOC103849591 gene encoding alpha-humulene/(-)-(E)-beta-caryophyllene synthase isoform X3 — protein sequence MENEVQRPLADFPVNIWEDIFTSFSNSDLGSDKLKEKHITLKETVKESFMASRANPIENIKFIDTLCRIGVSYHFEKDITDKLEKSFDCLDFNQKIRQERCDLYTVGIVFQVFRQFGFKLSADVFNKFKDEDGKFKAHLVADARGMLSLYEAAQWSTPGEDTLDDALAFSNAHLEEISSRSSPHLAIRIKNALKHPFHKGISRIETRKFISYYEAEEKCDSTLLEFAKIDFNLLQMLYRHELACVTRWHKEIEFESKIIYAKHRVAEACLWAVGTYFEPEYSQGRVLLANVVILLTALDDTYDAYGTKEELDLFTYALEKWLPEAPNGIPDSMKHLYRTIIDFYDKLEDELEKQGRSGCGLHLKKSLKSTANGYMQEVNWLKKDYTAKFDEYKENAILSSAYYAIMGVTFVGMGEVAKLDAFEWLSSHPKIRTAAEIICRFTDDITSYDFEHKREHVATGIDCYMKQFCVSKELAVHGLFNIVSNAWKELNQELMRPHSFLFPFLMRILNLSRIIDVVYRYEDAYTHPEFLKEHIVSLLIENIPI from the exons TGATTTTCCAGTGAACATCTGGGAAGATATCTTCACTTCGTTCTCAAATTCGGATCTT GGAAGTGATAAACTTAAAGAGAAGCATATTACTCTAAAGGAGACTGTGAAGGAGTCGTTTATGGCTTCAAGAGCGAACCCAATAGAGAATATCAAGTTCATTGACACGCTATGTCGCATTGGTGTCTCCTATCATTTTGAGAAAGATATCACAGACAAACTGGAGAAGTCGTTTGATTGTCTTGATTTTAACCAGAAGATAAGACAAGAGAGATGTGATTTGTACACGGTTGGAAtagtttttcaagtttttaggCAATTCGGGTTTAAACTTTCTGCtg ATGTGTTTAACAAGTTCAAGGACGAGGATGGGAAGTTCAAAGCACACTTAGTGGCTGATGCAAGGGGCATGTTAAGCTTATATGAAGCTGCACAATGGAGCACTCCTGGAGAAGATACTCTTGATGACGCTCTCGCTTTCTCAAATGCTCATTTAGAAGAAATTTCTTCTCGGTCTAGCCCTCATCTCGCTATACGCATCAAGAACGCCCTAAAACATCCATTTCACAAAGGCATCTCCAGGATAGAAACGAGGAAATTTATCTCATACTACGAGGCTGAAGAGAAGTGTGACTCAACATTACTTGAGTTTGCAAAGATCGACTTTAATTTGTTGCAAATGCTGTACCGCCATGAGCTTGCTTGTGTAACAAG GTGGCACAAAGAAATCGAGTTTGAATCTAAAATAATATACGCAAAACATAGAGTTGCCGAGGCATGCTTGTGGGCAGTTGGAACATACTTTGAGCCTGAGTATTCTCAAGGACGAGTTTTACTAGCTAATGTAGTCATCTTACTCACAGCGCTTGATGATACGTATGATGCGTATGGCACAAAAGAGGAACTTGATCTTTTCACATATGCATTGGAAAA GTGGCTTCCCGAAGCACCTAACGGGATACCTGACAGCATGAAACACCTTTACCGGACCATAATCGATTTCTATGATAAACTCGAGGATGAGCTTGAGAAGCAAGGAAGGTCCGGTTGTGGCCTCCATCTTAAAAAATCA TTGAAATCAACAGCCAATGGATATATGCAAGAAGTAAACTGGTTGAAAAAGGATTACACTGCTAAATTTGACGAGTATAAAGAGAATGCGATCTTGTCTTCCGCTTACTATGCCATAATGGGCGTGACATTCGTCGGAATGGGAGAAGTGGCGAAACTTGATGCTTTTGAATGGTTAAGTTCGCATCCTAAAATTAGGACAGCAGCAGAGATTATCTGTCGATTCACAGATGACATTACTAGCTATGAT TTTGAACACAAAAGGGAACACGTAGCGACGGGCATCGACTGTTACATGAAGCAGTTTTGTGTTTCCAAGGAATTAGCCGTACATGGATTATTCAATATTGTATCAAATGCTTGGAAGGAGTTGAATCAAGAGCTAATGAGGCCTCACTCGTTTCTTTTCCCTTTCTTGATGCGAATTCTTAACCTTTCGCGTATCATCGATGTCGTCTACAGGTACGAAGATGCTTACACCCACCCCGAATTCTTAAAAGAGCACATTGTCTCTTTGCTCATTGAAAATATCCccatttaa
- the LOC103849591 gene encoding alpha-humulene/(-)-(E)-beta-caryophyllene synthase isoform X10, translated as MENEVQRPLADFPVNIWEDIFTSFSNSDLGSDKLKEKHITLKETVKESFMASRANPIENIKFIDTLCRIGVSYHFEKDITDKLEKSFDCLDFNQKIRQERCDLYTVGIVFQVFRQFGFKLSADVFNKFKDEDGKFKAHLVADARGMLSLYEAAQWSTPGEDTLDDALAFSNAHLEEISSRSSPHLAIRIKNALKHPFHKGISRIETRKFISYYEAEEKCDSTLLEFAKIDFNLLQMLYRHELACVTRWHKEIEFESKIIYAKHRVAEACLWAVGTYFEPEYSQGRVLLANVVILLTALDDTYDAYGTKEELDLFTYALEKWLPEAPNGIPDSMKHLYRTIIDFYDKLEDELEKQGRSGCGLHLKKSLKSTANGYMQEVNWLKKDYTAKFDEYKENAILSSAYYAIMGVTFVGMGEVAKLDAFEWLSSHPKIRTAAEIICRFTDDITSYDFEHKREHVATGIDCYMKQFCVSKELAVHGLFNIVSNAWKELNQELMRPHSFLFPFLMRILNLSRIIDVVYR; from the exons TGATTTTCCAGTGAACATCTGGGAAGATATCTTCACTTCGTTCTCAAATTCGGATCTT GGAAGTGATAAACTTAAAGAGAAGCATATTACTCTAAAGGAGACTGTGAAGGAGTCGTTTATGGCTTCAAGAGCGAACCCAATAGAGAATATCAAGTTCATTGACACGCTATGTCGCATTGGTGTCTCCTATCATTTTGAGAAAGATATCACAGACAAACTGGAGAAGTCGTTTGATTGTCTTGATTTTAACCAGAAGATAAGACAAGAGAGATGTGATTTGTACACGGTTGGAAtagtttttcaagtttttaggCAATTCGGGTTTAAACTTTCTGCtg ATGTGTTTAACAAGTTCAAGGACGAGGATGGGAAGTTCAAAGCACACTTAGTGGCTGATGCAAGGGGCATGTTAAGCTTATATGAAGCTGCACAATGGAGCACTCCTGGAGAAGATACTCTTGATGACGCTCTCGCTTTCTCAAATGCTCATTTAGAAGAAATTTCTTCTCGGTCTAGCCCTCATCTCGCTATACGCATCAAGAACGCCCTAAAACATCCATTTCACAAAGGCATCTCCAGGATAGAAACGAGGAAATTTATCTCATACTACGAGGCTGAAGAGAAGTGTGACTCAACATTACTTGAGTTTGCAAAGATCGACTTTAATTTGTTGCAAATGCTGTACCGCCATGAGCTTGCTTGTGTAACAAG GTGGCACAAAGAAATCGAGTTTGAATCTAAAATAATATACGCAAAACATAGAGTTGCCGAGGCATGCTTGTGGGCAGTTGGAACATACTTTGAGCCTGAGTATTCTCAAGGACGAGTTTTACTAGCTAATGTAGTCATCTTACTCACAGCGCTTGATGATACGTATGATGCGTATGGCACAAAAGAGGAACTTGATCTTTTCACATATGCATTGGAAAA GTGGCTTCCCGAAGCACCTAACGGGATACCTGACAGCATGAAACACCTTTACCGGACCATAATCGATTTCTATGATAAACTCGAGGATGAGCTTGAGAAGCAAGGAAGGTCCGGTTGTGGCCTCCATCTTAAAAAATCA TTGAAATCAACAGCCAATGGATATATGCAAGAAGTAAACTGGTTGAAAAAGGATTACACTGCTAAATTTGACGAGTATAAAGAGAATGCGATCTTGTCTTCCGCTTACTATGCCATAATGGGCGTGACATTCGTCGGAATGGGAGAAGTGGCGAAACTTGATGCTTTTGAATGGTTAAGTTCGCATCCTAAAATTAGGACAGCAGCAGAGATTATCTGTCGATTCACAGATGACATTACTAGCTATGAT TTTGAACACAAAAGGGAACACGTAGCGACGGGCATCGACTGTTACATGAAGCAGTTTTGTGTTTCCAAGGAATTAGCCGTACATGGATTATTCAATATTGTATCAAATGCTTGGAAGGAGTTGAATCAAGAGCTAATGAGGCCTCACTCGTTTCTTTTCCCTTTCTTGATGCGAATTCTTAACCTTTCGCGTATCATCGATGTCGTCTACAG